Within the Solwaraspora sp. WMMA2056 genome, the region CCGGTCCGAGCGGGTCGCCAAGTACAACCAGCTGCTGCGCATCGAGGAGGAGCTGGCCGACGCCGCGCGCTACGCCGGGGCGGCCGCCTTCCCGCGCTACCGTACGGCGTGACCGTACGGCGTACCTGATACACCGACGGCGGCGCGTGCCGGGCCGGGCGGCGGGACCGAGCCGCTGCCCCGGCACGCGCCGGCCGGGTTCCGTACCGCCGACCGACCGGGAGGGGTGTGACGACGGTGACGCAACGGCGCACACCGAGTGGGCAGGGCCCGACCCGGCGTACCGGCCAGACCGGACGCTCCGGCGTCCGGGGGCCGGTGCGTACCGCCGGCCGGGACACCGGCCGAGACGCGCCTCGCGGCGTCGGTCGCGACACCGCCCGTGACGGCGGTCGTGGTGCCACACGCGACGGCGGTCGTGGCACCGACGCGGGCCGCCCGGCGAGTCGGCCGGCGGCGGCCCGGCGGGCACCCGCCGGGCCGGTCAAGCGGACCACCGCCGCGCAGCCCAACCGCGTCACCGGCCGGGCCACCGTCCTGCTGGTGGTGCTGGTGGCGCTCGCCCTGGCCTACACCTATCCGGTCCGGGTCTACCTCAGCCAGCAGTCCGACATCGCCCGGATGGAGCAGGCCCAGCAGGAGCAACGGGAACGGATCGCGGAGCTGACCGCGCAGGCCGAACGCTGGCAGGACCCGGACTTCATCCGGATCGAGGCCAAACGGCGCTTCTACATGGTGTACCCGGGGGAGGTGCCGCTGCTGGTGCTGCACGATCCGGCCGGGGCCGCCCGCGACGCCGGCGACCCGATCGACCCACCACCGGGCGAGTCGACTCCGGCCGACCCGTGGTACGACACCCTGTGGTCCAGCGTGCAGGCCGCCGACGCCACCGAAGGGACCTCGCCGTGACCAGCCGACCCGCCGACGAACAGGACCTGGCGGCGGTGGCCGCGCAGCTCGGCCGCCCACCGCGCGGCACCCGGGCGGTCGCCCACCGCTGCCCGTGCCAGCTGCCCGACGTGGTCGAGACGGTGCCCCGACTGGCCGACGGCACCCCGTTCCCGACGTTGTTCTACCTGACCTGCCCCCGGGCGACCGCCGCGTGCAGCCGGCTGGAGTCCGCCGGTCTGATGCGCGAGTTCGCCGACCAGCTGGCCGAGGATCCGCAGTTCGCCGCCGCGTACCGGGCGGCGCACGAGGACTATCTGACCCGGCGTGAGGCGATCGGCCACGTGCCGGAGATCGACGGGGTGTCCGCCGGCGGCATGCCGGGCCGGGTCAAGTGCCTGCATGTGCACCTGGGGCACGCGCTCGCCGTCGGCCCGGGTGTCAACCCGATCGGCGACCGGGTCCGCGAGCTGGTGGAGCCGTGGTGGGAGGGTGGGCCCTGCGTACCACCGGCGGAGCTGGCCGGGCCCGCGCAGTCGCAGCGGCCCGCGCAGCCGGCGCAGGACGGCGATCGTGTCGACGCCTGACACCGACGACGCCGAGGTGGTGATCCGCCGCGCGCGCACCCCTGACGTACGGGGGATCCGTCGACTGATCGACCTGTACAGCCCGGACCGCCGGCTGCTCAGCAAGGCCACCGTCACCCTGTACGAGGACGTGCAGGAGTTCTGGGTCGCGCAACGCCCCGCCGACGGCGCCATCGTCGGCTGCGGGGCGCTGCACGTGATGTGGGAGGACCTGGCGGAGATCCGTACCGTCGCGGTCGACCCGCGGTGTCGCGGCCGCAAGATCGGGCACCGGATCGTCGCGGAGCTGGTCGCCGCCGCCCGCGAGCTCGGTGTCGCCCGGGTCTTCGTGCTCACCTTCGAGACCCGGTTCTTCGCCAGCTTCGGCTTCGTCGAGATCGACGGTGCGCCGGTGCCGGGCCAGGTGTACGAGCAGCTGCTGCGCTCCTACGACGAGGGCGTCGCCGAGTTTCTCGGGCTGGAGCGGGTCAAGCCGAACACGCTCGGCAACACCCGGATGCTGCTGCACCTGCGCTGAGCACCCCGACCCGCCAAGATCCCGACGATCTTGCAATTATCGTTGAACAAATCGGACAAAAGCTCTCGATGAGCGCAAGATCGTCGGGGAGAGGGAATGGGTGGCGTGATGCGGGTGGCGGGCATCGACTGCGGCACCAACTCGGTCCGGCTGCTGATCGCCGACCTGGGACGTGACGCTGGAGCCGGGCCAGAGCATGGCCGTGCCGGTGCGCCGGGAGCCGATCCGCCGCTGACCGACGTGGTCCGCCGGATGGAGATCGTCCGGCTCGGCGAAGGCGTCGACCGGACCCGCCGGCTCGCCCCCGAGGCCATCGACCGGACCCGCCGGGCCCTGACCGGGTACGCGGCCGAGATCGCCGCGCACGGTGCCGAGCGGGTCCGCATGTGTGCCACCTCGGCCAGCCGCGACGCCGACAACGCCGCCGAGTTCGTGGCGATGGTGCAGGCCACCCTCGGGGTGACCCCCGAGGTGGTCACCGGCGACGAGGAGGCCCGGCTCACCTTCGCCGGCGCGGTCGGCGGGTTGGCCGCCACCGCCGCCGCGCCGTACCTGGTCGTCGACATCGGCGGCGGCTCCACCGAGTTCGTCGTCGGCACCGGCACGGTGGACCGGGCGGTCTCGGTCGACATCGGCTGCGTCCGGATGACCGAACGGCACCTGCGGGCCGACCCGCCGACCCCGGCGCAGATCGACGCC harbors:
- a CDS encoding amino-acid N-acetyltransferase; this translates as MSTPDTDDAEVVIRRARTPDVRGIRRLIDLYSPDRRLLSKATVTLYEDVQEFWVAQRPADGAIVGCGALHVMWEDLAEIRTVAVDPRCRGRKIGHRIVAELVAAARELGVARVFVLTFETRFFASFGFVEIDGAPVPGQVYEQLLRSYDEGVAEFLGLERVKPNTLGNTRMLLHLR
- a CDS encoding Ppx/GppA phosphatase family protein, with the translated sequence MAGIDCGTNSVRLLIADLGRDAGAGPEHGRAGAPGADPPLTDVVRRMEIVRLGEGVDRTRRLAPEAIDRTRRALTGYAAEIAAHGAERVRMCATSASRDADNAAEFVAMVQATLGVTPEVVTGDEEARLTFAGAVGGLAATAAAPYLVVDIGGGSTEFVVGTGTVDRAVSVDIGCVRMTERHLRADPPTPAQIDAARRDITDAVDRALTAVGLAGRSVSAGPTDGTPTLVGLAGSVTTVAGIALGLDAYRPERLHHATVSYQQVAAVTTDLLAMPVAERLRIPVMHPGRADVIAAGAMVLQIIMERAGVPAVVASEHDILDGICLSLR
- a CDS encoding septum formation initiator family protein; this translates as MTQRRTPSGQGPTRRTGQTGRSGVRGPVRTAGRDTGRDAPRGVGRDTARDGGRGATRDGGRGTDAGRPASRPAAARRAPAGPVKRTTAAQPNRVTGRATVLLVVLVALALAYTYPVRVYLSQQSDIARMEQAQQEQRERIAELTAQAERWQDPDFIRIEAKRRFYMVYPGEVPLLVLHDPAGAARDAGDPIDPPPGESTPADPWYDTLWSSVQAADATEGTSP